The Zestosphaera sp. genome has a segment encoding these proteins:
- a CDS encoding sulfite exporter TauE/SafE family protein has translation MWIYFVASLIGLGAGVLGSMFGLGGGFLIVPLLNIAGVDIRVAVGTSASAIFFNMLSSTIAYSRYKYVVYKAGALLSATAVVTAYFGAQLTKVLNPDLLRVVFGVVLVLVGLRMMISASSDKVSEKTAVRWGLRNYVVLLLGGCLAGFIAGLLGVGGGVVNVPLLTSLGFLMHYAVATSAMAITITSVTSALTHHTLGNVDLVLLASLTPPLVIGAQVGALIAKKTKSVTLKRGFVVVLWVIAARMVLKGLGFNIP, from the coding sequence TTGTGGATATACTTCGTAGCTTCTTTGATAGGTTTAGGTGCGGGGGTACTGGGTTCTATGTTTGGTCTTGGAGGGGGTTTCCTGATAGTGCCCTTACTAAATATTGCAGGGGTTGATATTAGGGTGGCTGTAGGGACTTCTGCAAGTGCTATATTCTTTAACATGCTCTCTTCAACGATAGCGTACTCTAGATACAAGTACGTAGTGTATAAGGCTGGCGCCCTGCTTTCAGCGACTGCTGTAGTGACAGCATATTTCGGTGCTCAACTAACTAAAGTGTTGAATCCAGACCTGCTCAGAGTAGTTTTTGGGGTTGTCTTAGTCTTAGTAGGTTTGAGGATGATGATCTCTGCTAGCAGTGATAAAGTCTCTGAAAAGACTGCGGTCAGGTGGGGTTTGAGGAATTACGTCGTGTTGTTGTTGGGGGGTTGCTTAGCAGGCTTTATAGCAGGGCTTCTCGGCGTGGGCGGTGGTGTAGTGAATGTGCCTCTCTTAACATCTCTGGGTTTCTTGATGCACTATGCTGTAGCGACTTCTGCTATGGCTATTACTATAACTTCAGTTACTTCAGCGTTGACGCACCATACCCTAGGTAACGTAGACCTGGTTTTGCTGGCTTCTCTAACACCGCCGCTCGTTATTGGCGCGCAAGTAGGTGCTTTAATAGCTAAGAAGACTAAGTCAGTGACTCTGAAGAGAGGCTTTGTCGTGGTTTTGTGGGTTATTGCCGCGAGGATGGTGCTTAAAGGTTTGGGCTTCAACATACCTTAG
- a CDS encoding transporter: MVTEIAVMSGLIILALLVNYFLNEMEFYEPLVSFLTNLVYWFLIPLTFFKTFGERGLNISDLWVLASFLFFTCLVFVFVYKLRDYSEYGVREAIFLTSVFPNSVFLGFPVSMAFFGTLEIASIFGFFTVTLNVVIPDFMSSERPALSKLIKHPATIGFLSGLALHYVFTEYVALVSNTLFWVSSLMSYLSALILGLRLPVRLHVFKKYLREALVVGLFRFVLSPLVSLLFILVFGVSWFRGLQLILVSSMPPALINIIMSQKHGWKPELVSAVTAVLTLFNLICLIILSASISL; the protein is encoded by the coding sequence ATGGTTACTGAGATAGCTGTGATGTCTGGGTTGATAATTCTCGCGTTGCTAGTTAACTACTTCCTTAATGAGATGGAGTTTTACGAGCCGTTAGTTAGTTTTTTGACTAACTTAGTTTACTGGTTTTTAATACCTTTAACGTTCTTCAAGACTTTCGGCGAGAGAGGACTGAATATCTCTGATTTGTGGGTCTTAGCGTCTTTCTTGTTTTTCACTTGTTTAGTGTTTGTTTTTGTGTATAAGTTGCGAGATTACAGCGAGTACGGTGTTAGAGAAGCGATATTCTTAACTTCCGTGTTTCCGAATTCTGTCTTTTTAGGGTTTCCCGTGAGTATGGCTTTCTTCGGTACTTTAGAAATAGCTTCTATTTTCGGGTTCTTTACAGTCACGCTGAATGTTGTTATTCCGGACTTTATGAGTTCTGAAAGACCTGCTTTAAGTAAGCTTATTAAGCACCCCGCGACTATAGGTTTCTTATCAGGTCTTGCTCTACACTACGTGTTTACAGAGTACGTTGCTTTAGTTTCTAACACTCTCTTCTGGGTAAGCTCACTCATGAGTTACTTGTCTGCATTAATACTTGGTTTGAGACTCCCTGTAAGACTTCACGTCTTCAAGAAGTACTTGAGAGAAGCGCTGGTAGTTGGGTTGTTTAGATTCGTGTTAAGCCCGCTAGTAAGTCTATTATTTATCTTGGTTTTCGGGGTCTCGTGGTTTAGAGGACTTCAGCTAATCCTGGTGAGCTCGATGCCTCCAGCACTAATAAACATCATAATGTCTCAAAAACATGGTTGGAAACCCGAGCTAGTCTCGGCAGTTACGGCAGTACTGACGCTCTTCAACTTAATATGCTTGATAATTCTCAGCGCATCAATTAGCTTGTGA
- a CDS encoding S-methyl-5'-thioadenosine phosphorylase — translation MLVKPPVTVDVGIIGGSGLYDPGMFKETREFKVYTPYGPPSDNVLVGSYGGRLVAFIPRHGRGHKIPPHKINYRANIWALKSLGVKWVVAVSAVGSLREDYMPGDLVIPDQFIDMTKKRVYSFFDGSLVGHVSMADPFCPTLRKLILDVGGSLNFRIHPRGTYVCIEGPRFSTRAESRVWKEVFKADVVGMTLVPEVNLAREAEIHYATIALVTDYDVWAEKPVTAEEVAKVMSENVEKAKKILANLIPKIPKPEEAVECWCEKSLRDALI, via the coding sequence GTGCTTGTTAAGCCTCCTGTCACGGTTGATGTAGGTATTATTGGTGGGAGTGGCTTGTATGATCCGGGAATGTTTAAGGAGACTAGAGAGTTCAAGGTTTACACTCCGTACGGTCCTCCATCAGATAACGTCTTAGTCGGTTCATATGGTGGTAGGTTAGTTGCTTTCATTCCTAGACATGGTAGGGGTCATAAGATACCTCCACACAAGATTAATTACCGAGCCAATATTTGGGCTCTCAAGTCTTTAGGTGTTAAGTGGGTTGTTGCTGTCTCTGCTGTAGGGTCTTTAAGAGAAGACTACATGCCGGGAGACCTCGTAATACCCGATCAATTCATAGACATGACTAAGAAGAGGGTCTACAGCTTCTTCGACGGCTCTCTAGTAGGGCATGTCAGTATGGCTGACCCTTTCTGCCCTACTCTGAGGAAGCTGATCTTAGACGTAGGTGGCTCGCTAAACTTTAGGATACATCCTAGAGGTACTTACGTGTGTATCGAGGGTCCTAGATTCTCTACTAGGGCTGAGTCTAGAGTGTGGAAGGAGGTGTTTAAAGCTGACGTAGTTGGCATGACTTTAGTGCCTGAAGTAAACTTAGCTAGAGAAGCTGAAATACATTACGCTACCATAGCTTTAGTCACAGACTACGACGTCTGGGCTGAGAAACCCGTGACTGCTGAGGAGGTAGCTAAGGTAATGTCTGAGAATGTCGAGAAAGCTAAGAAAATTCTCGCAAACCTCATACCTAAGATACCTAAGCCTGAGGAAGCGGTGGAGTGCTGGTGCGAGAAGAGCTTGAGAGACGCTCTAATCTGA
- a CDS encoding metallophosphoesterase: MELVPGAEVAGVSPALYLRKYKTLIVADTHIGYEDELASRGVFIPRFQLKRVIELLERLFSSFLVSKLVIAGDLKHSFSGIGVAEKRELMKFFTYVAPKVEEVIVVRGNHDNYLPLLKKKFDFMFEDYVVLGEYLVIHGHRPIPEDVGSSWEYLILGHEHPSITLRDSVGRLGKFSCFLVGEISNLNKVFVTLPATGAYQTGSRITLDKETYISPILRENASIPNIKPVIVDEEIGVFELPQLKDIAEYLYTK, encoded by the coding sequence ATGGAGTTAGTGCCGGGAGCTGAGGTAGCTGGCGTGTCGCCAGCACTCTACTTGCGGAAGTACAAGACCTTAATTGTGGCTGACACTCACATTGGTTACGAGGACGAGCTTGCTTCAAGAGGTGTTTTCATACCTCGTTTTCAGTTGAAGAGAGTTATTGAGTTGCTTGAGAGACTCTTTAGTAGCTTCCTCGTGAGTAAGTTAGTGATAGCTGGAGACCTTAAACACAGCTTTAGCGGGATAGGCGTTGCCGAGAAGAGAGAATTGATGAAGTTTTTCACGTATGTAGCGCCTAAGGTAGAGGAAGTAATTGTTGTTAGGGGGAATCACGACAATTACTTGCCCCTACTAAAGAAGAAGTTTGATTTCATGTTTGAGGATTACGTTGTTTTAGGAGAATACCTAGTGATTCACGGCCATAGACCCATCCCTGAAGACGTCGGCAGTTCGTGGGAATACCTCATCTTAGGTCATGAACACCCAAGCATAACACTGAGAGATAGTGTGGGGAGGTTAGGCAAGTTTTCTTGCTTTTTAGTGGGGGAGATAAGTAACTTGAACAAGGTTTTCGTCACGTTGCCGGCTACAGGAGCTTACCAAACAGGATCTAGAATAACACTAGATAAAGAAACCTACATATCGCCGATACTGAGAGAGAACGCCTCAATACCGAACATAAAGCCAGTCATAGTTGATGAGGAGATAGGAGTTTTTGAGTTGCCGCAACTAAAAGACATTGCTGAATACCTCTACACCAAGTAA
- a CDS encoding TATA-box-binding protein: MEIRPIIRIENIVATATLDQTLDLGAVARTVSNVEYDPEEFPGLIYRLSKPRLTALIFNSGKMVITGAKSKNQLIDGFKKIIRAFVRHGIIIVGKPRIQIQNIVASASLGVEVDLEKAAIILPNVMYEPEQFPGLIHRMDDPKVVLLIFSSGKMVITGAKDEEEVSNAVNKIFEKLKELKCVREIPSTL; the protein is encoded by the coding sequence GTGGAGATCAGGCCTATTATTAGGATTGAGAATATCGTAGCTACTGCAACACTTGACCAGACTCTTGATTTAGGTGCTGTGGCTAGGACTGTTTCGAACGTTGAGTACGACCCTGAGGAGTTTCCCGGCCTTATTTACAGGCTTAGCAAGCCTAGACTAACTGCATTGATATTCAACTCAGGTAAGATGGTTATTACTGGAGCTAAGAGCAAGAATCAACTGATTGACGGGTTTAAGAAGATAATCAGGGCTTTCGTCAGGCACGGCATAATAATAGTTGGAAAGCCCAGAATACAGATACAGAATATAGTTGCTTCAGCTAGTTTAGGCGTTGAGGTAGATCTAGAGAAGGCAGCTATAATACTCCCTAACGTCATGTATGAGCCGGAACAATTCCCCGGCCTGATTCACAGGATGGATGACCCGAAAGTAGTCCTCTTAATATTCAGTAGTGGTAAGATGGTCATAACTGGAGCTAAAGATGAGGAAGAAGTCAGTAATGCGGTAAACAAGATATTTGAGAAACTTAAAGAACTTAAGTGTGTTAGGGAAATTCCCTCTACCCTCTGA